One region of Ornithorhynchus anatinus isolate Pmale09 chromosome X5, mOrnAna1.pri.v4, whole genome shotgun sequence genomic DNA includes:
- the FGF11 gene encoding fibroblast growth factor 11: MAALASGLIRQKREVREPGTSRPVAAQRRVCPRGTKSLCQKQLLILFSKVRLCGGRRARLQKAPEPQLKGIVTKLFCRQGFYLQANPDGTIQGTQEDTSTFTLFNLIPVGLRVVTIQSAKSGQYMAMNAEGLLYASPHFTAECRFKECVFENYYVLYASALYRQCRSGRAWYLGLDKEGRAMKGNRVKKTKAAAHFLPKLLEVAMYREPSLHKVPESPPTQEETPLAAEPLET, from the exons atgGCGGCGCTGGCCAGCGGCTTGATCCGGCAGAAGCGGGAGGTTCGAGAGCCGGGCACCAGCCGTCCGGTGGCGGCCCAGAGGCGGGTCTGCCCCCGAGGAACCAAGTCCCTCTGCCAGAAGCAGCTCCTCATCCTGTTCAGCAAGGTCCGGCTGTGCGGGGGCCGCCGGGCGAGGCTCCAGAAGGCGCCCG AGCCCCAGCTCAAAGGCATTGTCACGAAACTCTTCTGCCGTCAGGGTTTCTATCTCCAGGCCAATCCCGATGGGACCATCCAGGGGACCCAGGAAGACACCAGCACCTTCA ccctcttcAACCTGATCCCCGTGGGGTTACGCGTAGTCACCATCCAGAGCGCCAAGTCGGGTCAATACATGGCGATGAACGCGGAGGGTCTGCTGTACGCCTCG CCTCACTTCACGGCTGAGTGCCGCTTCAAGGAGTGTGTCTTCGAGAACTACTACGTCCTCTACGCCTCGGCCCTGTATCGCCAGTGTCGCTCCGGACGCGCTTGGTACCTGGGTCTGGACAAGGAGGGCCGGGCCATGAAGGGGAACCGGGTCAAGAAGACCAAAGCCGCGGCCCACTTCCTGCCCAAGCTACTGGAAG TGGCCATGTACCGGGAACCATCGCTCCACAAAGTCCCTGAGTCACCCCCTACCCAGGAAGAAACGCCCCTGGCAGCTGAGCCCCTGGAGACGTAG
- the LOC114808211 gene encoding spermatid maturation protein 1-like isoform X2: protein MATDEQIRRWRQRRRIGPGSEMQPLRCAHREAPASSSSFSSSSSSCPGSHPEACRDLGDAVLLLLGLIIAINIGLNVVTLIWRRLRGSLRRVFHYFFPIRVPDHRLSPPAPDVRVRCTMDPVKLTLTPPALRHHRGPSAPDPWAPDTDDEKAAWPRHSSSCRHGWDGPAQPYPGFAPGNWNQRGGLPAPAAVGVRFPPGLGGSTAKRGAAGGAEPGAEVYVYPVGGTPGGPEPPGRRSNPDPGSPLSSRRSPAPPNPSWMPLSHSPRPSLSHVVYDARELRRRVREGSAEVSPPAPPPASPQPAPGALEEPYRDWMYQPTVGRAWEPLGSGGCKREGKDD, encoded by the exons ggccccggcctcctcctcctccttctcgtcgTCCTCGTCCTCATGCCCGGGCTCCCACCCGGAGGCCTGCCGGGACCTGGGGGACGCCGTCCTCCTCCTGCTCGGCCTCATCATCGCCATCAACATCGGCCTCAACGTGGTGACGCTG ATCTGGCGCCGCCTCCGGGGTTCCCTACGTAGAGTTTTCCATTATTTTTTCCCAATAC GGGTCCCGGACCACCGCCTCAGCCCACCGGCCCCCGACGTCCGGGTCCGCTGCACCATGGACCCCGTGAAGCTGACGCTGaccccgcccgccctccgccaCCACCGCGGGCCCAGCGCCCCGGACCCCTGGGCCCCCGACACGGACGACGAGAAGGCCGCCTGGCCCCGCCACTCCTCGTCCTGCCGCCACGGCTGGGACGGACCGGCCCAGCCGTACCCCGGGTTCGCCCCGGGGAACTGGAACCAGCGGGGCGGCCTCCCGGCCCCAGCCGCCGTGGGCGTCCGCTtccccccgggcctggggggctcCACGGCcaagcggggggcggccgggggcgccgAGCCGGGGGCCGAGGTCTACGTCTACCCGGTGGGCGGCACTCCCGGCGGCCCCGAGCCCCCCGGCCGCAGGTCCAACCCGGACCCCGGCTCCCCGCTGTCCTCCCGCCGCTCTCCCGCGCCCCCCAACCCGTCCTGGATGCCCCTGAGCCacagcccccggccctccctcagcCACGTGGTCTACGACGCCCGAGAGCTCAGGCGGAGGGTGCGCGAAGGGTCGGCCGAGGTCTCgcccccggcgccccctcccgcctcgccccagcccgcccccggggccctggaGGAGCCGTACCGGGACTGGATGTACCAGCCCACggtgggccgggcctgggagccgctcGGGTCCGGCGGCTGCAAGCGGGAGGGGAAGGACGATTAA
- the TMEM102 gene encoding LOW QUALITY PROTEIN: transmembrane protein 102 (The sequence of the model RefSeq protein was modified relative to this genomic sequence to represent the inferred CDS: inserted 1 base in 1 codon), translated as MASGGWGIAPWWGPPPPAPARPLTDIDFCSGAQLRELTQLIQELGMQESWAXGPQAGPDLIQAKDFVFSLLSLVRGRDPRLPARTELLLLRGGVREGSVDLGPGRLGPYARGPHYDAAFTLLVPVLRPPGEGEGEGEGQGEGEGEGEAEARDAAPGHRWLHLAAEGAWRDCLARAAGGPPLAEPPGDVSGGARAPPSPEHAAEEGATLCPALVSAWFFSRVAAAAGSLAPAPGGPSLVHAARHGAVTTLLLATPGPPRRLLLYDLVPAVALPGRPRGARTPAWPGGPGPEPDGYYLVPGPAPGGPWRLSFARQELRLKARVPPPLLQAHAAAQAVLRPLAAAPAAAPRPLAAAPGHAASVPYLLKTLLYRACERLPGLYLARAENAAACCLGLLDELARCLHTRRLPHYFLPGWDLLGDAADAAAEVASGLARARAEPAGALRAAVEEAKAARKGGGVGGLGPR; from the exons ATGgcatcgggggggtgggggatcgCCCCTTGGTGggggccgccccccccggcccccgcccggcccctgaCGGACATCGACTTCTGCTCGGGGGCCCAGCTGCGGGAGCTGACGCAACTGATCCAGGAACTCGGGATGCAGGAGAGCTGGG GGGGCCCGCAGGCCGGTCCCGACCTCATCCAGGCCAAAGACTTTGTCTTCTCCCTGCTCA GTCTGGTCCGCGGGCGggacccccgcctcccggcccgcaCCGAGCTCCTGCTGCTCCGCGGCGGGGTCCGCGAGGGCTCCGTGGACCTGGGCCCCGGCCGGCTGGGGCCCTACGCCCGGGGCCCGCACTACGACGCGGCCTTCACGCTGCTGGTGCCCGTGCTGCGGCCGCCCGGggagggcgagggcgagggcgagggccagggcgagggcgagggcgagggcgaggCGGAGGCGCGCGACGCCGCCCCGGGCCACCGCTGGCTCCACCTAGCGGCCGAGGGGGCGTGGCGGGACTGCCTGGCGCGCGCCGCCGGCGGCCCCCCATTGGCGGAGCCGCCGGGTGACGTCAGCGGGGGCGCGCGGGCGCCGCCCTCCCCGGAGCACGCGGCCGAGGAGGGCGCGACGCTGTGCCCCGCCCTGGTGTCCGCCTGGTTCTTCTCCCgcgtggcggcggcggccggctccctcgccccggccccgggcggcccgAGCCTCGTCCACGCCGCCCGCCACGGCGCCGTGACCACCCTGCTCCTGGCcacgcccggcccgccccgccgcctcctcctctacGACCTGGTCCCCGCCGTGGCCCTGCCCGGCCGGCCGCGGGGGGCCCGGACGCCCGCctggccgggcgggccgggcccggagcccgACGGCTACTACCTggtgccgggccccgccccgggggggccgTGGCGCCTCAGCTTCGCCCGCCAGGAGCTGCGCCTCAAGGCCCGCgtcccgccgccgctgctgcaggCCCACGCGGCCGCCCAGGCCGTGctgcgccccctggcggccgccccggcggcggcgccgcgccccctggcggccgcccCCGGCCACGCCGCCTCCGTCCCCTACCTGCTCAAGACCCTGCTCTACCGGGCCTGCGAACGGCTGCCGGGCCTCTACCTGGCCCGGGCGGAGAACGCGGCCGCCTGCTGCCTCGGCCTCCTCGACGAGCTGGCCCGCTGCCTGCACACCCGCCGGCTCCCCCACTACTTCCTGCCGGGCTGGGACCTGCTGGGAGACGCCGCCGACGCCGCCGCCGAGGTGGCCTCTGGGCTGGCCCGGGCCAGGGCGGAGCCCGCGGGGGCCTTGCGGGCCGCGGTGGAGGAGGCCAAAGCGGCCAGGAagggcggcggggtcggggggctcgGCCCCCGTTAG
- the LOC114808211 gene encoding spermatid maturation protein 1-like isoform X1 — protein MATDEQIRRWRQRRRIGPGSEMQPLRCAHREAPASSSSFSSSSSSCPGSHPEACRDLGDAVLLLLGLIIAINIGLNVVTLIWRRLRGSLRRVFHYFFPIRPELPAPAGLPAARPPFPGVPDHRLSPPAPDVRVRCTMDPVKLTLTPPALRHHRGPSAPDPWAPDTDDEKAAWPRHSSSCRHGWDGPAQPYPGFAPGNWNQRGGLPAPAAVGVRFPPGLGGSTAKRGAAGGAEPGAEVYVYPVGGTPGGPEPPGRRSNPDPGSPLSSRRSPAPPNPSWMPLSHSPRPSLSHVVYDARELRRRVREGSAEVSPPAPPPASPQPAPGALEEPYRDWMYQPTVGRAWEPLGSGGCKREGKDD, from the exons ggccccggcctcctcctcctccttctcgtcgTCCTCGTCCTCATGCCCGGGCTCCCACCCGGAGGCCTGCCGGGACCTGGGGGACGCCGTCCTCCTCCTGCTCGGCCTCATCATCGCCATCAACATCGGCCTCAACGTGGTGACGCTG ATCTGGCGCCGCCTCCGGGGTTCCCTACGTAGAGTTTTCCATTATTTTTTCCCAATAC GCCCCGAACTCCCAGCCCCGGCCGGCCTCCCGGCTGCGCGCCCCCCCTTCCCGGGGGTCCCGGACCACCGCCTCAGCCCACCGGCCCCCGACGTCCGGGTCCGCTGCACCATGGACCCCGTGAAGCTGACGCTGaccccgcccgccctccgccaCCACCGCGGGCCCAGCGCCCCGGACCCCTGGGCCCCCGACACGGACGACGAGAAGGCCGCCTGGCCCCGCCACTCCTCGTCCTGCCGCCACGGCTGGGACGGACCGGCCCAGCCGTACCCCGGGTTCGCCCCGGGGAACTGGAACCAGCGGGGCGGCCTCCCGGCCCCAGCCGCCGTGGGCGTCCGCTtccccccgggcctggggggctcCACGGCcaagcggggggcggccgggggcgccgAGCCGGGGGCCGAGGTCTACGTCTACCCGGTGGGCGGCACTCCCGGCGGCCCCGAGCCCCCCGGCCGCAGGTCCAACCCGGACCCCGGCTCCCCGCTGTCCTCCCGCCGCTCTCCCGCGCCCCCCAACCCGTCCTGGATGCCCCTGAGCCacagcccccggccctccctcagcCACGTGGTCTACGACGCCCGAGAGCTCAGGCGGAGGGTGCGCGAAGGGTCGGCCGAGGTCTCgcccccggcgccccctcccgcctcgccccagcccgcccccggggccctggaGGAGCCGTACCGGGACTGGATGTACCAGCCCACggtgggccgggcctgggagccgctcGGGTCCGGCGGCTGCAAGCGGGAGGGGAAGGACGATTAA